The bacterium genome includes the window ACTGGGCAGTAACGCTCAGCCGAATAGCAAAGTATGAATACTGACTCGGCGGCGCCGAGGCCAGCACCGATGCTGGAGATGCGCGGTATTACCAAGCGCTTCCCCGGCGTGGTGGCCAACGAAGACGTTGACTTCACGGTGCTGCCGGGTCAGGTTCATACTCTCTTGGGAGAGAACGGGGCCGGCAAGAGCACCCTGGTGAAGATCCTCTACGGGCTCTACCAGCCCGACGAGGGGTCGATCACCTTCGACGGCACACCGGTGAGCATCGACTCGCCCTCGGTGGCGATTGAGACCGGCATCGGAATGATCCACCAGCACTTCATGCTGGTGGACACCCTGACCGTGGCCGAGAACGTGGCCCTGGGGCTGGGCACACCGCTCAGTCTGACCAACCTCCAGCCGATTCGTGGGCGAATCCGGGAGGTGTCTGAGGAGTTCGGCCTGCACGTCGATCCCGATGCCTATATCTGGCAAATGGCGGTCGGAGAGCGGCAGCGGGCCGAGATCGTCAAGGCGCTGTACCGAAACGTGAGGCTGTTGGTGCTGGACGAGCCCACCGCGGTGCTCACCCCTCCCGAGGTTTCCGACTTGTTCGTCACCCTCCGCCAGCTCAGCTCTGATGGAAGAGGACTGGTGTTCATCTCCCACAAGCTGAACGAGGTGATGGAGATCTCCGACGAGATCACGGTTCTGCGCGACGGCAAAGTCTCGGGGCGCACCACCCCTGCGGAGTCCAGCAGGGAGTCGCTGGCCATGATGATGGTGGGTCGCCCGGTGGAGTTCACCCGCACCCTTGCCGAACAGGAGCCGGGCGATCCCAAACTGGAGGTAAAAAACCTCCGGGTCCGGGGCGACCGGGAGGAACTTGCGGTGCGCGATGTGAACATCGACGTGCGAGCCGGCGAGATCGTCGGGATCGTGGGGGTGTCGGGCAACGGGCAGCGAGAATTGGCCGAGGCTATCGTCGGGTTGCGGGAGATTGAGTCGGGCGAGGTGTTCATCAACGGCCAACCGGTGAAGACCCCGACCCCCAAGCAGGTGCGGTCGATGGGCTTGGCTTACGTGCCCGAGGAGCGCATGAAGTACGGCAGTATCGGCGACTTCACCGTGGCCGAGAACCTTGTTCTGGTGAACTACGACCAGTCGCCCTACGCGCGGAGCGGGTTGCTGAGCCTTCGCACTATCGAGAGCCACAGCGAGCAGCTCGTCAGCGACTACTCCATACGCACGCCGAGCACTGAAACCCTCACCCGCAAGCTGTCGGGAGGCAACATCCAGAAAGTTGTGATTGCCCGTGAGTTCAGCGGCAATGCTGAGATGCTGCTGGTGGCCCAGCCCACCCGGGGAATCGACATCGGCGCAGCCGAGTACATCCACGAGCAGCTGCTCACCCAGCGTACGCAGGGCAGGGCCATCTTGTTGATCAGCGAGGATTTGGACGAGGTAATGGCGTTGTCCGACCGGCTGGTGGTGATGTACGAGGGGTCGGTGATGGGTCGGGTAAGCCGAGAAGAGGCCACCGTCGAGCAGGTGGGCCTATTGATGAGCGGCGTAGGCGAGCCGGAGGGTGCTGCGGTAACGGGGTAGGCAAGCCTGGGCCGCTCAAGTCGAACGGCAGTAGGCTGACCACTTCCTGGGAGGTGTCTGAGTACCTGGTGGGCTCCCCCGCCTTCAAAGCGGGTGGGACGGGCGATCCCCGTCCGGCGGGTTCGATTCCCGTCCACCTCCGCGCGATCAACCGGTGTGCGGCGGGTCTTAGACAGCTAGGAGGTCGCGGGCGCCGGTGTCGCTGCTGGGGTGGCGGAGTTTTGACATGGCCCTAGCTTCGATCTGGCGGATGCGCTCGCGGGTGAGGTTGAAGTGCTCGCCGACTTCTTCGAGGGTGCGGGGCTCGCCGCGGTCAAGGCCGAAGCGGAGCTTGAGGATCTCGCGCTCGCGCTCGTCGAGAGGGCCAAGCAGGCGGGTGATTTCCTCGGGTAAAAGCGCAGTGGCGGCCACTTCGAAAGGCGACTCGGCGGAGCGGTCCTCCACCACATCGCCCAACTCGGCGTCGCCGTCCTCACGCAGTGGCTCGCTCAGCGACAAGGGCTCGGCCGCAAAGCGCAAGGCCTCTGTGACCTTCTCTTCGGAGAGGTCCACCTCGACGGCCAACTCGGCCAAGGTGGCCGGGCGGCCCAGCTTTTTCTCCAGGTTGGCCCGGGCCTTCTGGAGACGGGCCAGGGTGTCGCCGGCGTGAACCGGCAGGCGGATGGTGCGCCCGGTGTTGGCGATGCCCCGGGTAATGGCTTGGCGGATCCACCAGGTGGCATAGGTGGAGAACTTGAATCCCTTTCGCCAATCGAACTTCTCCACCGCGTGCATCAGGCCCAGGTTGCCTTCCTGGATCAGGTCGAGCAGAGGAAGACCGGATGCCTGGTATTTCTTGGCGATGGATACCACCAGGCGGAGGT containing:
- a CDS encoding sigma-70 family RNA polymerase sigma factor; this encodes MPKERVERDDEDLVRLYLTDIGQYPLLTKDDEVELAQKIEEGNEAQALLDQDKESDPGSTERLSPARRRLLRRQVKVGEQAERRFVQSNLRLVVSIAKKYQASGLPLLDLIQEGNLGLMHAVEKFDWRKGFKFSTYATWWIRQAITRGIANTGRTIRLPVHAGDTLARLQKARANLEKKLGRPATLAELAVEVDLSEEKVTEALRFAAEPLSLSEPLREDGDAELGDVVEDRSAESPFEVAATALLPEEITRLLGPLDEREREILKLRFGLDRGEPRTLEEVGEHFNLTRERIRQIEARAMSKLRHPSSDTGARDLLAV
- a CDS encoding ABC transporter ATP-binding protein, with the protein product MNTDSAAPRPAPMLEMRGITKRFPGVVANEDVDFTVLPGQVHTLLGENGAGKSTLVKILYGLYQPDEGSITFDGTPVSIDSPSVAIETGIGMIHQHFMLVDTLTVAENVALGLGTPLSLTNLQPIRGRIREVSEEFGLHVDPDAYIWQMAVGERQRAEIVKALYRNVRLLVLDEPTAVLTPPEVSDLFVTLRQLSSDGRGLVFISHKLNEVMEISDEITVLRDGKVSGRTTPAESSRESLAMMMVGRPVEFTRTLAEQEPGDPKLEVKNLRVRGDREELAVRDVNIDVRAGEIVGIVGVSGNGQRELAEAIVGLREIESGEVFINGQPVKTPTPKQVRSMGLAYVPEERMKYGSIGDFTVAENLVLVNYDQSPYARSGLLSLRTIESHSEQLVSDYSIRTPSTETLTRKLSGGNIQKVVIAREFSGNAEMLLVAQPTRGIDIGAAEYIHEQLLTQRTQGRAILLISEDLDEVMALSDRLVVMYEGSVMGRVSREEATVEQVGLLMSGVGEPEGAAVTG